A genomic segment from Capra hircus breed San Clemente chromosome 7, ASM170441v1, whole genome shotgun sequence encodes:
- the TMED9 gene encoding transmembrane emp24 domain-containing protein 9, whose translation MAAERSLWVVGLCPGSGLGRVVRVLLLLLWFAARGGALYFHIGETEKKCFIEEIPDETMVIGNYRTQLYDKQREEYQPATPGLGMFVEVKDPEDKVILARQYGSEGRFTFTSHTPGEHQICLHSNSTKFSLFAGGMLRVHLDIQVGEHANDYAEIAAKDKLSELQLRVRQLVEQVEQIQKEQNYQRWREERFRQTSESTNQRVLWWSILQTLILVAIGVWQMRHLKSFFEAKKLV comes from the exons ATGGCTGCCGAGCGGAGCTTGTGGGTCGTCGGGCTCTGCCCTGGGTCCGGGTTGGGTAGGGTCGTTCGGGTCCTCCTCCTACTGCTTTGGTTTGCGGCCCGCGGAGGCGCGCTGTACTTCCACATTGGGGAGACGGAAAAAAAGTGCTTTATTGAGGAAATTCCGGACGAGACCATGGTTATAG GAAACTACCGGACGCAGCTGTATGACAAGCAGCGAGAGGAGTACCAGCCGGCCACCCCTGGGCTTGGCATGTTCGTGGAGGTTAAAGACCCAGAGGATAAA GTTATCCTGGCCCGGCAGTATGGCTCTGAAGGCAGATTCACCTTCACCTCCCATACCCCTGGTGAGCATCAGATCTGTCTTCACTCCAATTCCACCAAGTTCTCTCTCTTTGCTGGCGGCATGCTG AGAGTTCACCTGGACATCCAGGTAGGTGAACATGCCAACGACTATGCAGAAATTGCTGCCAAAGACAAGTTGAGTGAGCTGCAGCTACGAGTGCGACAGCTGGTCGAGCAAGTGGAGCAGATCCAGAAAGAGCAGAACTACCAGCGG TGGCGAGAGGAACGCTTTCGGCAGACCAGCGAGAGCACCAACCAAAGGGTGCTGTGGTGGTCCATCCTACAGACCCTCATCCTTGTAGCCATTGGTGTCTGGCAGATGAGACACCTCAAGAGTTTCTTTGAAGCCAAGAAGCTGGTGTAG